One genomic segment of Helicoverpa zea isolate HzStark_Cry1AcR chromosome 22, ilHelZeax1.1, whole genome shotgun sequence includes these proteins:
- the LOC124641639 gene encoding uncharacterized protein LOC124641639, producing MVKIDSVPSFENSELSSNNVIEKDVQALLKPFNVIFALFISSKYKIQNDVIYQNTLLYKILSGISYTVLIAGYFYSIFRTAFIYKWEGINFTKQWCNVFIYAIYFMCCVINYHTNIVCSKINVILVFKIQNICEILKVKGISLNDFIKFNWVYFTILNVYHVFWIVFFTITFSDTYEYYEFLTNYVYILFDMSVLHGTRFLKVLRQPLKLWIREMRNSDNVLDEDNEYFWNNMFRIYEEILDTYQILTKTIQPVILYYTVKTFGNVVISIALRTEIGKSSNVNMGSFILLTLLSLIWVIKNMLIITTLVSECERFYAAMTDVSMVCLQQTSSKTSSDTQKLICKNIQRLQTTTFKKMNACGLFIIDSKFPLTLCGLITSYTIVTLQFEFL from the exons atggtTAAAATCGATTCTGTACCAAGTTTCGAGAACAGTGAACTGAGTTCAAACAATGTCATAGAAAAAGATGTTCAAGCTTTATTGAAAccatttaatgtgatttttgCCTTATTCATCTCTTCCaagtacaaaatacaaaacGACGTCATTTATCAGAACACTTTACTGTACAAGATCTTATCAGGCATCAGCTACACCGTCCTGATCGCCGGGTACTTCTACTCCATTTTCAGAACCGCTTTCATATATAAATGGGAAGGTATCAACTTCACCAAGCAGTGGTGCAATGTCTTCATATAcgctatttattttatgtgttgCGTCATTAACTACCACACGAATATCGTTTGTAGTAAAATCAACGTCATACTTGTCTTCAAAATCCAGAATATTTGTGAAATACTCAAAGTCAAAGGTATTTCTTTGAACGATTTTATAAAATTCAACTGGGTATATTTTACTATCTTAAACGTTTATCATGTCTTCTGGATAGTATTTTTTACCATCACTTTCTCTGATACTTACGAATATTATGAGTTTCTGACAAATTATGtctatattttgtttgatatgaGTGTCTTACATGGCACGAGATTTCTGAAAGTTCTCAGACAACCACTTAAACTATGGATTCGAGAAATGCGCAATTCAGACAATGTCCTTGATGAAGACAATGAATATTTTTGGAACAACATGTTTAGGATTTATGAAGAAATATTAGATACGTATCAAATTTTGACGAAGACGATTCAACCGGTG attcTTTATTATACAGTGAAAACTTTTGGTAACGTCGTGATTTCTATAGCTTTGCGAACAGAGATTGGGAAATCAAGTAACGTTAACATGGGTTCA TTTATACTCCTTACACTATTATCCTTGATCTGGGTGATAAAGAACATGTTAATAATAACAACGCTGGTGTCAGAATGTGAGAGATTCTACGCAGCCATGACCGACGTCTCAATGGTCTGTTTGCAACAAACTTCATCAAAAACCTCTTCAG ATACTCAAAAGTTAATCTGCAAGAACATCCAGAGACTACAAACAACTACTTTCAAAAAGATGAATGCGTGCGGATTATTCATCATCGATTCAAAGTTCCCTCTGACCTTGTGTGGACTCATCACTAGTTATACTATAGTTACTTTACAGTTCGAGTTTCTATAG
- the LOC124641597 gene encoding uncharacterized protein LOC124641597, whose product MLYKYYYYCYTKDNKTDGHDDDFKTLLFIISHLLQVLLFTVGTFGFAINSIAEHIEIGKRTAMSVDTFVPLAAVSLSWLIKNMVLFIYLVFECEKFYSDMTEIRNTCLRLTVSRQSSDIQKIICKNIERIHTTVFEKLNAYQLYDVDAKILLSFCGLVTGYTVVTLQFEFL is encoded by the exons ATGCTATATAAATACTACTACTACTGCTATACAAAAGATAATAAAACTGATGGccatgatgatgattttaaaacattgttGTTTATTATATCACATTTGTTACAGGTTCTGTTGTTCACAGTTGGCACATTTGGTTTTGCCATTAATTCTATCGCAGAACATATAGAAATCGGAAAAAGGACTGCTATGAGTGTGGATACA tttgtaCCACTAGCAGCAGTATCATTATCCTGGCTGATTAAAAATatggttttgtttatatacCTTGTCTTTGAATGCGAGAAATTCTATTCAGATATGACCGAAATTCGAAATACCTGCTTAAGACTCACTGTGTCCAGACAGTCTTCAG ataTCCAGAAAATAATCTGCAAGAATATCGAAAGAATTCATACCACGGTATTCGAGAAGTTGAATGCCTATCAACTTTATGATGTAGATGCTAAGATACTTCTGTCATTTTGTGGCCTGGTCACTGGTTACACTGTAGTTACGCTACAGTTTGAGTTTCTGTAG